The window CCTGTGAGCATCACCCTTTGTAAACATGATCGTCAAATGAGTTGAGTCAGTCTGCCCGATCTTCATCTTATTCACATCACCGGGCTTTTGGTCGCCTTGATTGTCGGCTTTTTATTCATAActcttgcaatctcctgatccattgtAGCAATTTCATGTATATAGGATCCCAACATTCTCTTTAGATGCTCTATAATCGGTTCATACTCCTTGGAATGATCAAGTAGAATGTTGATAAGAAAAATCCAATCGTGTGGATTAAGATtaggaagatcagcaagcgataTCAATGATACAAAGTTTGCAGTCCCTCGTGTTATTTTGAAATGAACATTAACAAACCTGCCAGCTGGAGTCGGCTTCAAAACTTTGACATATGTAATCTTTTGAGCACTCCACGTTCGGTACTGAGGTTGACCATTTTTCAAATACCAATCAATAAGCTCTCGGCCAACCTTTGGACTTGGAAACAGAATCTCAACAGTTGAATCGAAACAATGAAAAGTAAATGCCTTTCGTGTAATCGGCATGTCAAACTGTGAGTCCTTGGAATTGTCATAGTCAAATGAGGCAATCGGCTCTAACCAGTAAAAGCTTGGTGACTCAATAGCCTGAATGATCAACACTTCCCTAGTCTATTCAGGAAAAAGAGCTTTCTTACATTGTAAGATGTATTATGTTTCTTTGTTTCTCCGCTCAGTTTCCTCAGCCTCTTTAGAGATCTTCAAGTTTTCATCTAACTCTTTATCTCTTTTCTTTCTTTGTAGAGCCTCGGCTATAGTCTCATCAGTATCACTATTGCTATCAAGACCAATCTGTTTTATCTTTTCTTTCGGGCCAGAACCTGAAGCTACATTAACCTTCAGTTCTTTTGTGATATCGGCTTTCTGTGAttcctctcccccttgttttggagcgACGAAAGGTTCCGAAACACCTTTCATTTCATGTAGAATGGTAAGGGCAGGAAGCAGCTTTGTTGTAAGATGATTGCGAATAGAAAGAGTGAGAATTGGATCATGAGCACCAAGAATATTGGTCAACATGTCCTTCACATCATTTGCACAGCTTCGAAAGACAGTTCTTTCGGTTTTTAACAAAGAAATCTCCTTCTCTGCTTGTGTAAGCTGGACTTGCTGAACAACAATGGTGGAAGCTTGTTTGGCAATTTCTTCTTTTAGTGCACTCTCCTTGGCGATCTCAGCATGCATAGAGTCCAATTTGGAAGAAACCGAACTTATGAGAGTGGCATTATTAGCTTTCAGAGAAGAACAAACATCTTCAAATTTCGTGTGTTCTTCCTGTAAAGTTTGAGAAAGAGAATCAACCGAAGCACGAACTTTAGCTACATTTGTATCTGCATGCCCTTTCAAAGAATCCAGAAAGATATGAGTTGTGCGAACAACTTCAGCAATATCAGTAGTAGCTTTCTTGCACAGTGAAGTTGATTCGTTAACAGCGTCAGTGGATTTATCCATTGCTTTTGTATATTGCTCTATGGCGGTTTCCACAAAGGCTTTTAGAACGACCCCGCCATAAGCTTTCGTATCAGCAAGCAACTTGTCCAGCTTCTCATGAATACTATCCAAGTGTTGTCGGTTGATTGGAGCTTCAATATCTTCATCAGATTGCAATCGATAGGGACTAAAGTATGTGGAATCATACTCATCATTGTCACGGCCGAGTGTAGCGCCTGAATCGGTTGATTTGGTTG of the Lactuca sativa cultivar Salinas chromosome 6, Lsat_Salinas_v11, whole genome shotgun sequence genome contains:
- the LOC111882635 gene encoding uncharacterized protein LOC111882635, yielding MKDALIATISTFHTKKIIISDPVKFLHYGSIPETMYRSVTQHSKVMADYSKLHSTEPRVLTPEQQAALDALDKPSGRGKRINVKKETTEAKTSKPSKSKKRKTRTESSSKPKKIKRMARKPKGPSPLPSDNEDDEEDKSPRGNTPPRSSSLIPEVKIPTPPQSPKLSPPKPDEPTPTPTPKLLVLVASTSITETSLPPPPVSSVSISTTPFTTPIITPITITTTIPDETTSVNVSDTGALTVSKTPVLTLPPSPTKSTDSGATLGRDNDEYDSTYFSPYRLQSDEDIEAPINRQHLDSIHEKLDKLLADTKAYGGVVLKAFVETAIEQYTKAMDKSTDAVNESTSLCKKATTDIAEVVRTTHIFLDSLKGHADTNVAKVRASVDSLSQTLQEEHTKFEDVCSSLKANNATLISSVSSKLDSMHAEIAKESALKEEIAKQASTIVVQQVQLTQAEKEISLLKTERTVFRSCANDVKDMLTNILGAHDPILTLSIRNHLTTKLLPALTILHEMKGVSEPFVAPKQGGEESQKADITKELKVNVASGSGPKEKIKQIGLDSNSDTDETIAEALQRKKRDKELDENLKISKEAEETERRNKET